A window of the Phragmites australis chromosome 20, lpPhrAust1.1, whole genome shotgun sequence genome harbors these coding sequences:
- the LOC133901395 gene encoding pentatricopeptide repeat-containing protein At1g74600, chloroplastic-like yields MPPRRLPGSTGASPAHVRVLSARFSSTPPSRAPHPLDVMPRRGADRLADLPAVLAGFVRARAAGVSAPCRFSYGNALAACAAAAAAGTHAAVLAFAEQLYCAAWKDGLSGDAYVCSAVVDLFAKGGRLGDALRAFEDGDRTSAVCWNAAISGAVRNCEHTLAVEMFGDMVRGPCRPNLFTYSGALSACAAGVELRVGTAVHGMVLRRDPEYDVFVGTSIVNMYTKCGDMGAAIREFWKMPVRNVVSWTTVIAGFVQEEEPASALLLLREMVRSGVAINKYTATSILLACSQMSMVREASQVHGMIVKTELYLDHVVKEALICTYANVGAIQICEKVFEEVGTVSNRSIWSAFISGVISHSLQRSIELLKRMFQQGLRPNDKCYASFFGSVDSIELGRQLHSCVIKDGFFQGILVGSALSTMYSRCDDLEDSYKVFQEMQEHDEVSWTSMVAGFATHGHSVEAFQLFRNMVLNGFTPDDVSIGAILSACYGPECLPKGKEVHGHVLRVYGETTSINHCLVSMYSKCRDVQTARRIFDAAPCKGQVMLSSMISGYSTNGFSEEAISLFQLMVATGFQIDRFVCSSILSLCADLARPLYGKLLHGYATKIGILSDLSVSSSLVKLYSKSGNLHDSRKFFDEIRVPDLVTWTAIIDGYAQHGSGQDALAMFELMINCGVKPDTVVLVSVLSACGRNGLVEEGFKHFNLMRTVYGVEPLLHHYCCMVDLLGRSGRLAEAKSFIESMPLKPDLMVWSTLLAACRVHDDAILGRFVENKICEENYDSECFATLSNIRANSGDWEAVAKIRKSVKGVKKEPGWSMV; encoded by the coding sequence ATGCCTccacgccgcctccccggctccaccggcgcctCCCCCGCCCACGTCCGCGTCCTCTCCGCGCGCTTCTCCTCGACGCCCCCTTCCCGCGCCCCCCACCCGCTCGACGTAATGCCGCGGCGCGGCGCAGACCGCCTCGCGGACCTCCCCGCCGTTCTCGCGGGTTTCGTCCGCGCGCGCGCCGCGGGGGTCTCCGCCCCATGCCGGTTCTCCTACGGGAACGCGCTCgccgcctgcgccgccgccgccgccgccgggacGCACGCCGCGGTCCTCGCCTTCGCTGAGCAGCTCTACTGCGCCGCCTGGAAGGATGGGCTCTCGGGCGACGCGTACGTCTGCAGCGCCGTTGTCGACCTGTTCGCCAAGGGCGGCCGCCTGGGCGACGCGCTGAGGGCGTTCGAGGACGGGGATCGGACGAGCGCGGTCTGCTGGAACGCGGCTATCTCCGGCGCGGTGCGGAACTGCGAGCATACGCTCGCCGTCGAGATGTTCGGCGACATGGTGAGGGGACCCTGCCGGCCCAACTTGTTCACGTACTCCGGGGCTCTCAGCGCGTGTGCGGCGGGCGTGGAGTTGCGGGTTGGGACGGCGGTGCACGGGATGGTGCTCCGGCGTGATCCCGAGTATGATGTCTTCGTTGGGACATCCATCGTTAACATGTACACGAAATGCGGTGATATGGGCGCCGCCATTAGGGAGTTCTGGAAGATGCCTGTGCGGAACGTGGTGTCTTGGACCACCGTGATCGCCGGTTTTGTGCAGGAGGAGGAACCAGCAAGTGCGTTGCTGCTGCTCAGGGAAATGGTGCGGAGCGGCGTGGCAATTAACAAATACACAGCTACGAGCATATTGCTCGCCTGCTCTCAGATGTCTATGGTACGAGAGGCTAGCCAGGTGCATGGCATGATTGTGAAGACAGAGCTGTACTTGGATCACGTTGTCAAGGAGGCTTTGATTTGCACGTATGCAAATGTTGGGGCTATTCAAATATGCGAGAAGGTGTTCGAAGAAGTTGGAACAGTTAGCAACAGAAGTATCTGGTCAGCTTTCATATCTGGGGTTATTAGCCATAGCCTGCAGAGATCAATTGAGCTGTTAAAGAGGATGTTTCAACAGGGCCTAAGACCAAATGACAAATGCTATGCTTCTTTTTTCGGTTCTGTTGATTCAATTGAGCTTGGCAGACAGCTGCATTCATGCGTCATAAAAGATGGGTTTTTTCAGGGTATTCTTGTGGGAAGTGCACTCTCCACCATGTACTCTAGATGTGATGATTTGGAAGATAGCTACAAGGTTTTTCAAGAGATGCAGGAACATGATGAAGTGTCATGGACATCAATGGTTGCTGGTTTTGCAACACATGGTCATTCAGTTGAGGCATTCCAGCTGTTCAGGAATATGGTTCTTAATGGTTTTACCCCTGATGATGTGTCCATAGGTGCCATTCTTTCAGCTTGTTATGGACCAGAGTGTTTGCCCAAAGGGAAGGAAGTTCATGGACATGTCCTTCGTGTCTATGGAGAAACCACGTCCATCAACCATTGCCTTGTTTCCATGTATTCCAAATGTCGAGATGTACAAACAGCTCGAAGAATTTTTGATGCAGCTCCATGCAAAGGTCAGGTCATGTTATCTTCAATGATATCTGGATATAGTACAAATGGTTTTAGTGAGGAGGCAATATCACTATTTCAGCTTATGGTGGCAACTGGTTTTCAGATCGATAGGTTTGTATGCTCATCTATTCTTAGCCTATGTGCTGACCTGGCAAGACCATTATATGGTAAGCTATTGCATGGGTATGCAACTAAAATAGGCATACTGTCTGACCTATCTGTAAGCAGTTCACTTGTGAAGCTGTATTCCAAAAGCGGCAACCTGCATGATTCTCGTAAATTTTTTGATGAAATAAGAGTCCCAGATTTAGTTACCTGGACAGCTATAATTGATGGATATGCTCAGCATGGGAGTGGTCAGGATGCTTTGGCAATGTTTGAATTGATGATTAATTGTGGAGTAAAACCAGACACTGTTGTACTAGTTAGTGTTTTGTCTGCTTGTGGCCGTAATGGTTTGGTTGAAGAAGGCTTTAAGCATTTTAATTTGATGAGAACTGTGTATGGGGTTGAGCCTTTGTTGCACCACTACTGTTGTATGGTTGATTTACTTGGTCGATCTGGGAGGCTAGCAGAGGCAAAAAGTTTTATTGAGAGTATGCCTTTGAAGCCTGACTTGATGGTATGGAGTACACTGCTTGCTGCTTGCAGAGTTCATGATGATGCTATACTTGGACgttttgttgaaaataagaTCTGTGAAGAAAATTATGATTCAGAGTGTTTTGCAACTCTTTCAAACATTCGAGCAAATTCTGGAGACTGGGAGGCAGTAGCGAAAATCAGAAAATCAGTCAAGGGTGTAAAGAAAGAACCTGGATGGAGTATGGTGTAA